A single window of Granulicella mallensis MP5ACTX8 DNA harbors:
- a CDS encoding DGQHR domain-containing protein: MPLDKTTQMVALPALRGHMGDWIYYSALMSMKDIANRVSMVQDVHKSQRLGDWIQRQVDASIHSASIKDYLLTQPQRFFNSIVLGVYGGSPQWAELSFDVGRKKLPAGAPAEGTLGVLTLDGSEVLFAIDGQHRVAAIKQALETDENLAREEVCVLLIGHAKDSAGQQRTRRLFSTLNRYAKPVSKMEIIALDEDDVVAIVARRLVDDYPLLHDFISLKKGNSIPKSDAEHLSTVTALYDGLDHFLRPKSVAESSWRDKKKRRPKEEEIDQFYKSAVGIWDVLTQALTPLQELGSSTPEDHVARKYRNNNGGHLVFRPIGVTMILWVCRLLLDQGVATKVIVERLRKAPLEIEKNPWVGLIWDPINGIMITDTERQNVARHILLYGLGGELPEVKQTVDKVRANLAGMLNRAMADTSIERWT; the protein is encoded by the coding sequence ATGCCTTTAGATAAGACGACCCAAATGGTGGCGCTCCCAGCACTGAGAGGACACATGGGAGACTGGATTTATTACTCGGCTTTGATGTCGATGAAGGACATAGCGAATCGCGTATCAATGGTTCAAGATGTCCACAAGAGTCAACGATTGGGCGACTGGATACAGAGGCAGGTTGACGCATCGATTCATTCTGCCTCAATCAAAGACTATCTGTTGACGCAGCCTCAACGTTTCTTCAACTCAATAGTTCTCGGCGTGTATGGCGGGAGTCCGCAATGGGCAGAGCTAAGTTTTGATGTCGGTCGCAAGAAGCTGCCGGCGGGCGCACCAGCGGAAGGAACGCTCGGGGTTCTCACGCTTGATGGAAGCGAGGTTCTTTTTGCAATCGATGGCCAGCATCGTGTTGCTGCGATCAAGCAAGCATTGGAGACGGACGAGAACTTGGCGCGTGAAGAGGTTTGTGTTCTGTTGATCGGACACGCGAAGGATAGCGCGGGACAACAGCGCACACGTCGCCTGTTCTCTACACTGAATCGCTATGCGAAACCTGTGTCAAAGATGGAGATCATAGCTCTCGACGAAGATGACGTTGTGGCGATCGTGGCACGTCGGCTTGTCGATGACTATCCTCTTCTTCATGACTTCATCTCTCTGAAAAAGGGAAATTCTATTCCCAAAAGCGATGCTGAACATCTCAGTACGGTCACGGCGCTTTATGACGGGCTAGACCACTTCCTCCGACCGAAGAGCGTGGCGGAGAGTTCTTGGAGAGACAAGAAGAAGCGACGACCCAAGGAGGAAGAAATAGATCAGTTCTATAAATCTGCTGTGGGAATTTGGGACGTTCTGACGCAAGCGCTAACACCCCTTCAAGAGCTAGGGAGTTCTACACCCGAGGACCACGTTGCCCGAAAGTATCGGAACAACAATGGTGGGCATCTAGTCTTTCGCCCAATAGGGGTGACAATGATTTTGTGGGTGTGTCGCTTGCTTCTTGATCAGGGAGTAGCAACAAAGGTAATCGTGGAGCGGTTGCGCAAAGCGCCGCTCGAAATCGAGAAGAATCCGTGGGTAGGACTGATCTGGGATCCCATAAATGGAATCATGATTACGGATACGGAACGGCAAAACGTCGCCCGGCACATACTTTTGTACGGGCTAGGAGGCGAGCTCCCCGAAGTCAAGCAAACCGTGGACAAGGTGCGGGCAAATCTTGCCGGAATGCTCAATCGAGCCATGGCAGACACATCTATCGAGCGTTGGACCTAG
- a CDS encoding tyrosine-type recombinase/integrase, producing MKASQVTSVLLNKYVDMRQQAGAANGTINRELAALKRMFNLGHQATPPRVFFIPHFPKLTESNARQGFLEDAQYQRLLESCPEMWFQALVEAGCTYGWRIGELLKLKVNQVDLENRVIRLHPGTTKNKEGREVTMTQTIHDLFELCIEGKSPEDYLYTRPNGMRVRDFRDAWDKARIAAGVPGLLFHDLRRTAARNFRRAGIAEGVIMKIGGWKTRSVFERYAIVSHTDIEDALQKLEQRKKLSKQKPTTVQNVHGNTKPRLILVSSR from the coding sequence ATGAAGGCCTCTCAAGTAACGAGCGTACTCCTCAACAAGTACGTCGACATGCGACAACAGGCAGGGGCAGCAAACGGAACCATCAACCGCGAGTTGGCCGCACTCAAGAGGATGTTCAATCTCGGTCATCAGGCCACCCCTCCGAGGGTCTTCTTCATCCCGCACTTTCCAAAATTGACAGAGAGCAATGCTCGACAGGGCTTTCTGGAGGACGCCCAGTACCAACGGCTCTTAGAGTCGTGCCCGGAAATGTGGTTTCAGGCTCTTGTGGAGGCCGGGTGTACCTATGGATGGCGCATTGGAGAACTGCTGAAACTCAAGGTCAATCAGGTTGATCTAGAGAACCGGGTCATTCGCTTGCATCCTGGAACAACAAAGAACAAAGAGGGGCGCGAGGTCACCATGACCCAAACAATCCATGATTTGTTCGAGCTGTGTATCGAGGGGAAGTCCCCCGAGGATTATCTCTATACCCGGCCGAATGGGATGAGAGTTCGGGATTTCCGCGATGCATGGGATAAAGCCCGCATAGCTGCCGGAGTCCCAGGACTGCTCTTTCACGATCTGCGTCGGACTGCGGCACGAAACTTTCGGCGAGCTGGAATTGCTGAGGGGGTGATTATGAAGATCGGTGGTTGGAAGACTCGAAGCGTCTTCGAACGCTATGCCATCGTTTCACACACTGATATTGAAGATGCCTTGCAGAAACTGGAACAGCGGAAGAAGCTCTCGAAGCAAAAGCCGACTACAGTTCAAAACGTACATGGGAATACCAAACCTCGTCTAATCCTTGTGTCATCGCGGTAA
- a CDS encoding GIY-YIG nuclease family protein — protein sequence MSSTVAKKEFFDLVEEGAFYKKEIILWPTLWKKHRTRKADPVTWSVAPFSKGNAKNIPQSPGVYAFLIKPMIPFGLEHGILIYVGKADTSIRDRYAHYLQQAADPLQGRPVVAVWLNKYEGFLHFAYVEMKPPSKPAMFEERLIAALVPTVNRQLPAKIRRVVNAFR from the coding sequence ATGTCATCGACGGTAGCGAAAAAGGAGTTCTTCGATCTAGTTGAAGAAGGGGCTTTCTACAAGAAAGAAATCATTCTGTGGCCCACGCTCTGGAAGAAGCACAGGACGCGAAAGGCCGACCCCGTTACCTGGAGCGTCGCGCCCTTTTCTAAGGGGAATGCAAAAAACATTCCGCAATCTCCTGGCGTGTACGCATTCCTCATCAAGCCTATGATTCCATTTGGTTTAGAGCATGGCATTTTGATTTATGTTGGCAAGGCCGATACCTCGATACGCGATCGATACGCTCACTATTTACAGCAAGCCGCGGATCCGTTACAGGGCCGGCCGGTTGTCGCTGTATGGTTGAACAAATACGAGGGATTCCTCCATTTTGCTTATGTTGAGATGAAACCTCCCTCGAAACCCGCTATGTTCGAAGAGCGTCTCATCGCAGCTCTCGTACCTACGGTGAATCGTCAGCTTCCGGCAAAGATTCGGAGGGTTGTTAATGCCTTTAGATAA
- the pssA gene encoding CDP-diacylglycerol--serine O-phosphatidyltransferase, with protein MAMPELGTVQKHTPQRRGMYVLPSLFTAGNIAAGYYALTESIRGAAGDPRAFDHAALAIGFAVMFDGLDGRVARMTNTSSDFGKEFDSLADVITFGVAPSLLAYLWGVHAVLPSAYPEVQERLRGLGIVICFLFLICGACRLARFNISVNPQPRNPGRPGRKYFVGMPIPAGAGVIAAVVHFELGSPIHELWLSGVWLALLAFTGFLMVSSWRFWSGKELNFAERQPVRGVLLIVVVLALVIWFSEYALIAIAMAYLLSGVLARLAYSWGRRSTAS; from the coding sequence ATGGCTATGCCGGAGTTGGGCACGGTGCAAAAACACACGCCGCAGCGTCGCGGCATGTATGTGCTGCCGTCTCTTTTCACGGCGGGCAATATTGCAGCGGGCTACTACGCGCTGACGGAGAGCATTCGCGGGGCCGCTGGCGATCCCCGGGCCTTTGACCATGCCGCGTTGGCGATTGGTTTTGCGGTGATGTTCGACGGGCTCGACGGACGCGTCGCCCGCATGACGAATACCTCCAGCGATTTTGGCAAGGAGTTCGATTCGCTGGCCGACGTGATTACCTTCGGTGTGGCTCCGAGCCTGCTGGCCTATCTGTGGGGAGTGCACGCTGTGTTGCCCTCGGCATATCCAGAGGTGCAGGAGCGGCTGCGAGGCTTGGGAATCGTGATCTGCTTCCTGTTCCTCATCTGCGGCGCATGCCGGTTGGCGAGGTTCAACATCAGCGTCAATCCCCAGCCGCGCAACCCTGGCAGGCCGGGCAGGAAGTACTTTGTGGGCATGCCGATTCCGGCTGGAGCCGGTGTGATTGCGGCGGTCGTTCACTTTGAGTTGGGTTCACCGATCCATGAGTTGTGGCTCTCCGGGGTTTGGCTCGCGCTGCTGGCGTTTACCGGGTTCCTGATGGTGAGCAGTTGGCGGTTCTGGAGCGGCAAGGAACTCAACTTCGCCGAGCGACAGCCTGTGCGCGGCGTTCTGTTGATCGTCGTTGTACTGGCGCTCGTGATCTGGTTCTCCGAGTATGCCTTGATCGCGATTGCGATGGCCTATTTGCTGTCGGGAGTGTTGGCTCGGCTGGCGTACTCGTGGGGACGCCGCAGCACAGCAAGCTAG
- a CDS encoding phosphatidylserine decarboxylase family protein, which translates to MVRDGIFYGLALAVVAAIVWHFTLSGGLTVIPVLLAMFFVWFFRDPSRTVPAGPGLIVSPADGKVEEAEWIETTAGGRLRVTIFLNVFDVHVNRVPVGGTVELVEFREGQFLNAMRPESSIHNEQTLITINTGQYSVSFKQIAGLLARRIVCNLKVGDRVERGQRMGLIKFGSRVDVLLPPEAKLAVKVGDRVKGGSSILAAMPGETA; encoded by the coding sequence ATGGTTCGCGACGGAATTTTTTACGGACTCGCTTTGGCGGTGGTGGCGGCGATTGTCTGGCACTTCACGCTGTCTGGTGGCCTGACGGTCATCCCTGTGCTGTTGGCGATGTTCTTCGTCTGGTTCTTTCGCGATCCGTCGCGCACGGTGCCTGCGGGGCCTGGGCTGATCGTTTCGCCAGCCGACGGCAAGGTGGAAGAGGCGGAGTGGATCGAAACCACTGCCGGTGGTCGCCTGCGGGTGACGATCTTCCTCAATGTTTTTGACGTTCACGTCAACCGCGTGCCGGTGGGTGGCACGGTGGAGCTGGTAGAGTTTCGCGAAGGGCAGTTTCTGAATGCGATGCGTCCGGAGTCTTCTATTCATAACGAGCAGACTCTGATCACCATCAATACGGGACAGTACTCCGTCAGCTTCAAACAGATCGCCGGCCTGCTGGCGCGGCGTATCGTTTGCAACCTGAAGGTGGGTGACCGCGTGGAAAGAGGACAACGCATGGGATTGATCAAGTTCGGTTCGCGTGTGGATGTGCTGCTTCCCCCTGAGGCCAAACTGGCCGTCAAGGTGGGGGATCGCGTCAAGGGTGGTAGCTCCATTCTGGCCGCCATGCCGGGTGAGACAGCCTAA
- a CDS encoding DUF4007 family protein, with translation MKKVIPSASSTGASEREDRTRPAYRYSGHETFPFRYSWLPKAVVELTSNAALFSDDERAMVRLGVGKNMVKAIRFWVQAAGIAAPDQKGLTITDFGRELLSESEGHDPYLEDIQTLWLIHWKIASNATEPLFAWEFLLNRWQRSDIIRSEVLATFKQEAARMEKELSEVTLAQHFDTFLHTYIPTRSAKGDVREENLDSPLVELDLIRKIGEKRSGDGGRLESVYAFNRDAKTSISPELFIYCIEDYWRTRAASEETLSIRDITVKTGSVGQLFKLPEADIRERLLTIKEDSKGLFDYKESAALSQLIRVGPSHTRLLASVYEGEPVYA, from the coding sequence ATGAAGAAAGTGATCCCCAGCGCCTCTTCCACCGGCGCATCTGAGCGTGAGGATCGAACGCGACCCGCCTATCGCTATTCCGGTCATGAGACCTTCCCTTTTCGCTATTCATGGTTGCCGAAGGCAGTCGTCGAATTGACGTCTAACGCGGCCCTGTTTAGCGATGACGAGCGAGCGATGGTTCGTCTCGGGGTCGGTAAGAACATGGTTAAGGCGATTCGCTTCTGGGTTCAAGCTGCAGGAATCGCGGCTCCAGACCAGAAGGGATTGACCATTACTGACTTTGGGCGGGAGCTCCTATCTGAGTCGGAAGGACACGATCCGTACTTAGAGGACATTCAGACTTTGTGGTTGATCCACTGGAAAATCGCCTCAAACGCGACGGAACCGTTATTCGCATGGGAGTTTCTGTTGAACCGGTGGCAGCGATCAGACATCATTCGGAGCGAGGTTCTCGCGACGTTCAAGCAGGAAGCAGCTCGGATGGAGAAGGAATTGTCGGAAGTCACGTTGGCACAGCACTTCGATACGTTCCTTCACACTTACATTCCGACCCGAAGCGCCAAGGGGGATGTTCGGGAAGAAAATTTGGACAGCCCGCTCGTCGAGTTAGACCTAATCCGAAAGATAGGGGAAAAGCGTTCGGGGGATGGCGGCCGACTCGAGTCCGTTTATGCGTTCAATCGAGACGCGAAGACTTCAATCAGTCCGGAGCTCTTCATCTATTGCATTGAGGACTACTGGCGGACCCGGGCCGCATCCGAGGAGACGCTGTCGATCCGGGACATTACCGTCAAGACGGGAAGTGTAGGACAACTTTTCAAGCTTCCCGAGGCGGACATTCGCGAGCGCCTCCTCACAATCAAGGAAGATTCCAAGGGTTTATTCGATTACAAGGAGTCGGCGGCGCTGTCTCAGCTGATCCGCGTAGGCCCTAGTCATACGAGATTGCTCGCGTCTGTCTACGAAGGAGAGCCAGTCTATGCCTGA
- a CDS encoding metallophosphoesterase family protein — MRVAAISDTHGRQNWEMPNCDVFIHAGDMTGSGSLQETAAFAARLRKEMESANGPPHAIIVPGNHDECFETLPRATRELFGPNVHVLEDEPLVLDGVTFYGSPWTTPFMLWRFMADESRLAMLYQNMPTSVDILVTHGPPHGILDPGWKVKHAGSMALAKAVADRQVRHHIFGHLHGAGGQLVQQGTRTFITSQRATKNTGLSINLACLKPTTVFEYLPKFHLRVGRIPMMPNACFTNLYSESSLWLQKNRRR; from the coding sequence GTGCGGGTAGCAGCAATCAGCGACACTCATGGTCGGCAGAACTGGGAGATGCCGAACTGCGATGTTTTTATCCATGCAGGCGACATGACGGGAAGCGGATCGTTGCAGGAAACTGCGGCGTTTGCGGCTCGGCTTCGAAAGGAGATGGAAAGTGCGAACGGACCGCCTCACGCGATCATTGTTCCGGGGAACCATGATGAGTGTTTCGAGACCCTTCCAAGAGCTACCAGGGAATTGTTTGGGCCAAACGTGCATGTCCTGGAGGATGAGCCATTAGTGCTCGACGGTGTTACTTTCTACGGCTCACCTTGGACGACGCCGTTCATGCTTTGGCGCTTCATGGCTGATGAAAGCCGACTCGCGATGCTCTACCAGAACATGCCAACCTCAGTGGACATCTTGGTGACACATGGCCCCCCGCATGGCATCCTCGATCCCGGATGGAAAGTGAAGCACGCCGGATCAATGGCGTTGGCGAAAGCAGTTGCCGACCGCCAAGTACGGCATCACATCTTTGGCCACTTGCATGGAGCCGGTGGTCAGTTGGTGCAGCAGGGCACACGAACTTTTATAACGTCGCAGCGTGCGACGAAGAATACAGGCTTATCAATCAACCTCGCGTGTTTGAAGCCAACCACGGTGTTTGAGTACCTCCCCAAGTTCCATCTACGCGTAGGTCGAATTCCGATGATGCCCAATGCTTGCTTTACCAATTTGTATTCAGAGAGCTCGTTATGGCTACAAAAGAACCGAAGAAGGTGA
- a CDS encoding helix-turn-helix domain-containing protein, with protein MTVIPMVTRRLLRTKQAAAYLSMSEWKLRRLIQTEIIPFVQDQRGGPFLVDVRDLDAYIEGNKRNISDAYHWEPNPVLTAAREASPQQRRGK; from the coding sequence ATGACCGTTATCCCCATGGTGACCAGACGGCTCTTGCGCACCAAGCAAGCCGCTGCCTATCTATCGATGAGTGAATGGAAGCTGAGACGCCTCATCCAGACCGAGATCATCCCGTTCGTTCAGGACCAGCGCGGCGGCCCGTTTCTCGTCGACGTCCGCGACTTGGACGCCTACATCGAAGGCAATAAGCGCAACATCAGTGACGCCTACCACTGGGAACCGAATCCCGTACTAACGGCCGCGCGCGAGGCCTCACCTCAACAGAGGAGGGGCAAATGA
- a CDS encoding Asd/ArgC dimerization domain-containing protein: protein MAARVVRAAIVGASSILGKELADELNSSLSAAWDLALFDTGDISGQVTAAGDEPMVIQEIGPVSFVGIDVVFFAGDAATTRKHWKDALTAGASVIDLSFALEGEKGTLVRCPWIETVEAGTTPAPDLTTKVVVPAHPAAVMLATITARLRAQWKTARLAATVLEPASQQGREGLEELHQQTVGTLSFQSLPKDVYDAQVAFNLNATLGGAAKLDLSTLTAQVRRHFGAIAGAGASQALALQLLQAPVFNGYTASIFATFGEELKQEDIARVLQGGMVSVVAADDPGPSNMSVIEQSQMLVSVRAESHATNGFWLWMAADNLRLSARNASACAMELIALRPAGKVQ, encoded by the coding sequence GTGGCAGCAAGAGTAGTACGTGCGGCGATCGTTGGAGCGTCCAGCATCCTGGGGAAAGAGCTCGCGGACGAACTGAACTCGTCTTTGTCCGCTGCGTGGGATCTCGCGTTGTTCGACACAGGCGATATCAGCGGACAGGTGACGGCCGCGGGCGATGAGCCCATGGTGATCCAGGAGATTGGCCCTGTTTCCTTTGTTGGAATTGATGTAGTGTTCTTTGCCGGTGATGCCGCGACGACGCGCAAGCACTGGAAGGACGCCTTGACCGCCGGAGCCAGTGTGATCGATCTGAGCTTCGCGCTCGAGGGCGAAAAGGGCACGCTGGTGCGGTGTCCGTGGATCGAAACGGTTGAAGCAGGGACGACGCCCGCTCCCGATCTGACGACGAAGGTCGTCGTTCCAGCGCATCCCGCTGCGGTGATGCTGGCGACGATAACGGCTCGGCTGCGGGCTCAGTGGAAGACGGCGCGTCTTGCGGCAACGGTTCTGGAACCGGCTTCGCAACAGGGCAGAGAAGGGCTCGAAGAGCTTCACCAGCAGACGGTGGGGACGCTGTCGTTCCAATCGCTGCCGAAGGATGTGTACGACGCTCAGGTGGCCTTCAACCTGAACGCGACACTGGGCGGAGCCGCGAAGCTGGACCTCAGCACGTTGACCGCGCAGGTACGACGGCACTTTGGCGCTATCGCGGGTGCAGGGGCCTCGCAGGCGCTGGCGCTGCAGTTGCTGCAGGCTCCGGTGTTCAACGGCTATACGGCCTCGATCTTTGCGACGTTTGGCGAGGAGCTGAAACAGGAAGACATAGCACGCGTGCTGCAGGGCGGAATGGTCAGCGTGGTGGCGGCGGACGATCCGGGACCAAGCAATATGAGTGTGATCGAGCAGTCCCAGATGCTGGTTAGCGTCCGCGCGGAGTCTCATGCCACGAACGGATTCTGGCTATGGATGGCGGCGGATAACCTGCGCCTCTCTGCCCGTAACGCTTCGGCCTGCGCGATGGAGCTGATCGCTCTGCGACCGGCAGGTAAGGTGCAGTAG